The genome window tttaagcacgtagtccaCGACTTTGAGCGGCATGACCTTTGCCTTCTTGTTGTAGTAGTgttctgcttgttgtttttgGGCAATCATTCTTATGTAGGACATGTCTCTTCGTTATTCGACTTCGTCGAGTTCATGCCTTCTGCTTTCATCGTTCTTTGGTCCGCTCTCGTGGGAGTATCTCAGACTGGGCTCCCATACCTCGACCGGTATTACTGCATCAATCCCATAAACTAAAGAGTAGGGCGTCTCTCTTGTGCTTGTCTTTGGCATTGTTAGGTAGGCCCACAATACCTCTGGTAATATTTCCGGCCATAGTTCCTTGGCGTCTTCGAATTTCTTCTTCatgatatcacgacccaaaccgatgggccgcaacaggcacccgatgccttacttagccgagcaccaacgtaatgtacctttcttatcataccattatGGGTAAATGGGCTAGAAGGCCCGTCAtgatataaccagaataaaacataaagtAATACTCgatataggatgacccaacatggaatacaaacttatacatgtgacatacaggcctataagaacgacatgatcatttgtacactcaaaacataggccgacaaggccatacaagtatccatatatatgagatatgtctacaagactctaagagtacataaaagCCATAATGATCGGGACAAGGgcctgccataccaatcaatacatgttctaatcatactgaccaaataggcaactccggagcaagtggagtgcaccaataccTTTCGCTGatctgatagcctactaggaggactctcaacctgtctatcgggacctgcgggtatgaaacacagcatccccaggcaaagggatatcagtacaaataaagtaccgagtatgtaaggcatgaaagaaatatataaaagacataagataaacatggagtaaagaactcaacttgtaagtctgaatagctctgtgaatcatgaaacatttataatgtcatgcatatgcatataaatgtcacatcatgcataggtatatgcgtacataacatcatcaagcctctgagggcatcccatcatatcatctcggcctctgtgggcgaaatcatcaacgtagaccagctgatcaggtggtggtgcatatataactccataaccttttttcatatcccatatacatataatatacgcgtatataacaccatttggtcatgggtcaatgtacatgtataaataaatgcaatacataatgaaataagtcaataagatctcttggataaactttatcaacttacgtatttttatttagacccatgaacagaagatataataataagacacatagagaatcaacaacataggcactcctagtgcttctatgaatagaggcatttatgaaagttgcgcgtttgctcgttttatttgtatcgtatggatcatgccaaaataaaagaagggataaccttaacataccttaactccattgagtccttaataccttaaAAGCAATTATTCAAATAACTCAACTCAAtataccatagcataaggagattcaaaatcagtgttgagtaaaggccaAGTCcgtaacttaaactagtagcttgtttatgtaaatttgggcagcatctcccctgtaacaagagccTTCTCCAAtacaattaaccaacaacaatgAAAATAGTAATACAACAAtatataattatcaataacaagacaccatttaacaacaacaagtcacaactatttcacgacgagcggcaagcttcaATTGGAAtctgtataccccatatcaccccttgtaaacttcttactttaacttaatagtatcattaacatgatgATGAAGTTATTCATCAATGATTAtatccttataccatatatttataacaaagaaaataatccacaactccaattATCCTCAATTAGTAACTTTATTCGCTAGTTCATGTttagtccatccatttaacttaatcaatgtcaagataaccttaagcacatacaagaacacaatatacatacctcCTAAAGTAGCTTCAAGTCGAAATCCAAGTTACATTTAGCTTATAACATCCCTCAATGTCAATACAAtaccatagaagtgacttaagctaatcttcacttgcaatctcaagtttcatatgtttctttAATCAATTAACTTGATCAACATATATATACATGCATAACAACAGAAACAATAtcataataaagttattttcaccattttttattcatatatatatatatatatatatatatatatagccttaaaataacccaacaaaagataacaacatctctttccctttcaagtgttatcttataatcttcatccaaataacttaactAATATATAGATAAGATTAATCCCAAGAAATAAGGTGTTATACATACTTTAAAGAATCTGGAAAACCTCGAACCACAGCTTCCCTTAGCTTACAAGCACCCTTTATCACATCACAATACcatagagactctcttcttcacttaggctaactttgatgtttgattatggtgtatttctttggaatttgtttggagcctttggggaactgtttgggagggtttggagagtgtgagGCTTGAAAGAGGAtgaaaaatgagcaaagctcatcccaaaaatgagataagaataagtgaagGTCGGCCCCCaaccaagtgggtcccataggggcttcttacgcagtctcgcaaaaatataTATCTCTGTCTACACTAATGTCGTATTGATGAACGGCTTGTtagagttagaaactagatacATGGGGATTTAATTTCATATAAAGATCGCCCTGTAACTCTCAATCTATTGGGAGAAAACTGCCTCgcaacctggcctataaacctgccagtttctccgaagtgcggcgacgtgacttggcgacgctattttaaaaatccatatttctctACCCCCGATATCATATGAATAAATGATTTGGACCGTTGAAAACTAggttcaaataccttcattagggtgtgatatatgtcccaaaatgacatcaaaaagCTTACGAATTTATTTTCTCAATACGgctcattacaaggcaaatcttagctcgatttttccgcaacttaaatccgatttttttcaaactttatattttatatacaaacatcatatatagtaatatcatgactttaaactcatttaaatcattatTAAAAAGTCTCTTATTTAttttaacttacttaagacttcggtaaacctttcttattcTTGGAAAAtgatttcgtcctttttgagcttacattagataatcctataatgacagtgacgtctgaagtacggggtgtaacaataTTAAATCActtcatatactttcaaagaggatctcatttccgagcttaaaTCAATTtgcttacgacgtactttcacgtacaaaaatatggcgTGTAATACATGATGTTCAATATCTACTTGTTGGAGGATTCCGCTTGCCCATTGCCCGTGGGGTGGTATGGTGTCGAAattattcttttgatatgccacttcTCAAAAAATTTAGCGACCTTCTTCCCTATGAATTGGGGTCCGTTATCGTAGCTAATCTCTTTTGGGAGGctgaatcggcatatgatgtTCTTCCATATAAAGGTGATCACTTCTTGTTCACGTATTTGGGAGAACGCTCTTtattccacccacttagaaaaatagttagttaAAACCAGAAGGAATCATACGTTACCTCGCCCTCCTGAGAGAGGCCCCACGATATCCATCCCTCATTTGACGAACGACCAAGGTGAGGTGACCGAGTGGAGGTGATCAcctgcttggtgaatcattggggatTACTTTTGGCATTGCTCGCATTTTCTCACGAAGTCTGCGACCTCTTTTTTCGTGGTGGGCCAGTAGTACCCTACTCGTATAAGGCATCTGACCAAATCCTGATTGCCGGAATGAGCTCCAAAATGGCCTTCGTAGACCTCTTCGAGGACGCGCCGTGTCTGATTTGGGCCCAAGCATTTCGCTAGAGAGCCGCCATACATTCTCTTATATAGGTCGTTGTGGATGATGTTGTACATGGCTGCTTGCATTCTCagtttcttggcctcttttttaaTCATCTAGGAGTACGCTATCCTGCAAGTATATAACAATAcgattgcgccagtcccaagtcaggTTTATGTTTCTTACCTCGATTTTTTCTATCGACGAGTTGAGAAGGTGGACTGTACTTCTGTCTCCAGTTGCAATGTTTTGGGTGGTTGCAGCTAGTTTGGCGAGGCCGTCTGCCTTAGCGTTCTGTGCTCGTGGGATTTGGTCGAGATGGCATTCAACGAACTCGAGCAGCAACTTGCAGATTCCGGTCTGATATTTCTGtaacctttgttccttgatttggaaagtccctatgacttggttgactatGAGTTGGGAATCGCAGCGTACTCTTGACCATTTTGCTCAATATTTGAGTGTCAGCCTTAaccctgcaattacggcctcatactcatcctcgttgttagtcatatctaGGCACCTTATGGACTAGCGAATCACTTTGCCAGTTGGGACTTCAAGTACGAGTCCCAGTCCAGAACCTGACGCGTTAGACGCATCGTCGGTGTATAGGACCCATAGGTCTTGTGTTTGGGGAGAAGTGTGGGCGGCTTCTCTTTCAACTTCGGGCATTACTTTTGCGCTGAATTCGACGACAAAGTCAGCGAGAACTTGCGACTTTATCGCCGTTCGCAGTTGATATGTGATATCATGCTCGctcagttcgatggcccatttggccaaccttcCGGACAACTCGGGTTTATGCAAATTCTCCTTAGGGGGAAAGTCGTGACGACCGAGAatgggtggcattggaaatattttctaagctttcgtgaagctacgattAAGGCCAGGtctaatttttctaagtgaggGTACCTTGTCTCGGCATCGgctagtgttttgctaatgtaatagatgagaGACTACGTAACTTTATTTTCTCGAACCATGACTATGCTTACAACTACTTTGGATACAGCAAGGTAAATGAGGAGACATCCCCCTGGCTCCGGCTTTGAAAGTAGTGGTGGTGATGACAAgtattctttcaactccttcaggGCCTGGACATACTCAAAAGTCCATTGGAGGCTGTTATCCTTTTTGAGTACGCCGAAGAATCTTTGACATCTGTCTGATGACCGTGAGATGAATCTCGAAGGGGCGGCGATACGGCTTGTCAAGCTCTAAACAtgttttttggtggtcaagtgttCTGGTATCCCCTCTATGGCTTTGATTTGATCAGGATTGACCTCGATTACTCGTTGTGATACCAGGAAACCCAGAAATTTTCTCGAGGCCACACCGTATCATCTGAGTATGTCGAAGGCTTCTCCCagatggtcgatgtgatcttctttacTTTTGGACTTGACTAGCATGTTATCTATGTAGACTTCCATTGTTTTGCCGAGCTGGTCTTTAAAGATCCtcgtcaccaacctttggtaagttgctcctgcattttttagcccaaagGGCATGACCTTGTAGCAATACGTCCCCTGGTAAGTGATGAATGTGGTTTTCTCCTCATCTTCTTCTTCCATgaggatttgattgtagcctgAATAGGCTTTCAAGAAGCTCAATAATTCATGCCCGACCGTtgagtcgatgagttggtcgatatggagTAATGTCAccgaatccttggggcatgctttgttcaaatctatAAAATCCACCCacatcctccatttcccattcttcCTTTTCACCATCACCATGTTGGCAACCTATTGGGGATACTTTGACTCCCTGATGGAGCCATTTTCCAATAGTTTCTCCACCTTTTCTCGTACTGCGTCATTAATCACGGAGTTGAACTTACGCTTAACCTACCTCACCGGGGGGTGGAATAGGTCGACGTTCAGTTTATGCATGGTGATTTCCTTCGGGATATCCGGCATATTTGCATGGTTGAAAGCAAACAAATCTGCGTTAGTAGTTAAGAACTGACGGAATTTACCTGGTTCCtgaagtttgcagccgatgtaagctttcttgttgtGATCGTTGGTGTCCAtttgaacggggtcgaggtcttctatggtcgatTCCACAGCTTCGACCATATCAGGGTCTCTGATGATGTCTGCTATCATCACATATTGACCTCGACCCTGCTGATTGCTATGCCTCTTCTCCTTGGTCTTTCGCTTGTTGAGTGGCCATGCAGTCTAGGGCaatgcaatatcattcttgggATGCGCGTCATTCCCTTTGTGTTCTGAATATCCCTAGGGAGTcgggaatttgatgacttggtataagctggaggggatggcccttatggtgtgtatccatggccgccctattatggcgttgtacgATATGTCTTGGTCtatgatgtggaatgtggtttccAAAGTGACGCCACCGGCCAGAACTAAGAGCGTGATTTTGCCTAAAGTccgctcaactgcattgttatAACCAGTTAGCGTGATGCAATGCGGTATTATCTTAtcttcgagtttcatttgtgcaataACTCGACAATAGATAATACATGCGCCACTCCCGTCGTCTACCATAATCCGTCCCAtatcggtatctaaaattcataaagtaataacaagggcatcatagtgagggaaaaccaaactattggtatctgacttatcgaagatgatactttcttcgattTCGTCGTACTGTTCGCGGGTGATCGATCATTTGAGCTTGTGGGTAGTGATGAACTTTACGCTATTGATGGAAGCATGTTCACCGTCGCTGATGATCATGTGGACAGTGCGGGTTGGCGAGGGCGGTTTTGGCGATACTTCATCAGTTGACTCAATAGCTTTCTAGTCGCCCTCAAACCGTCCCTGCTCAGCCCGTTCTAGAAGGTTACGATTGACATCCCCTCCAACACGTTCGGTAGGGTCATCCTTACTCGCCTATCCATCCGTTAGATTTACATCCAACCGGGTGAGCGATAGCGGCTCATGTTTACTTGTGCGTCGGTAAACAAAACATGCTTTTTGGGGGGAGAGAaaacgggcgaggaagtcccttagTCCCTCTCCTGGAGATTTCTTAATAGAAAATATGTCGTTCACTCTTGCCTCGGCTTTCTAGGCCCcagcatgggccgttacgaacttatCGACTATCTCTTCGAAAGTTTCAATTGAGCGTGCAGGTAgttgtgaataccatgtcaaCGCTCCTCCTGTGAGGGTTTTACCGAATTTCTTCAAcaaaatggaggatacttgttctttggcgagatcGTTGCCTTTCATGGCGGTGACATAGTGGGTCACATGATCTTCAGGGTCGGTCGTGCCATCATATATTTTTAGGTAGGGCAATATTTTGAAGGTTTTCGGTATGGCATGCGGGGATGCATCGTCGTTGTATGGCTGCTCGACAAATTGGCCGGCGTCTCTCTTCGGCAATAATTTGGGGGCGCCCGGTATTTTATCGAGCCTTTCCTGGTGTTCTTTCATTAGATTTCGGAGTTCCTAGTTCCCGTTCTCCATCCTTTTCAAAATAGTTGCAAGAGTGTTATCACCTATATTGtcattgtgagtaatacctgtTGTTGGAGGTGGAGGGAGTTGGTCACATTGTTCGTTCACCCATTGCGTAGTGCAAATCCTTGCATTTTCCACAGTCGCATCTCGGAAAGACTTGTTGAGGACGCCAGCTAGCATGTCGGTGAGCCATGCTTCGAGGAGCTTTTTTACAACTAGGGGCGTCTCTTCCCCCACAGATGTAGAGGACCCCTTACCAAGAGATTTTTTGATGCTGCAGTGAGGAGGGGGTGACCCATCTCGCCTAGGGGTGGCGTTGGGCGTTGCGTCGTCGTCCGCTATTTCATAGCTCTCATTGATGACGTTCacgaggttggttgggaggttacTTATTATTCTCGTCCTTTCTTCTCCGTTACATGCCAAATTGGATTTGTGCATACAAAGAAAAGAGATCTTGTTCTTGCTCTTTTTTTTAACGTTAGCGATCCGTGTTAgttatagatctagaagaaactacaAATTTAACTAGACAGTCCCTACAAACGGTgtcaaattgtttgaccaaaaagtatgaTTTTCAGCTAAAAGAGTAGAGTTTGTATAATaatgggttaaacctagttaaaaATAATATTCCTAGATGTGAGTTCAGAAAACGTGAGTAACATTAGACATATCTAGAAATGTGTTGACTATAACATACGTTGATTGTTCTgaaaagtatgagcaataatgggggagaactaacaataaataacattaaatgacatttaagtaaataggaaaaGTGGTTAacccaataaaggatgaactagatgattgtcactcttgacaatgatgaatgataaaTAAATCATTGAATGTTCGAATTATCTTCGGATATGAtggaaaagtgtggaataatatgaacaaggATGTTGATGAAAATGTGGTGTTTGTATCTTTATagaagagagagaatcttttctCAAAAGTCTGTTCTTATCAAATGAATGTCGCATGCCCTACGTCACTGTCTCTTTTTCTATAAATATATGAGACATACCCCTAACACACCCTAATAGTGCAGGTGTTTAATATCCCATTTTGAAAACTAGGCGTTACAACTCCTCCGCAAATGATGTTCGATCTCGCCCGTTGTTGACATCTCGATCACAATCCTCAATGTTTCCTGGTCGACCTCGACTGACCTATTCCTTAGTGCTATATTGCCCTAATTATTTTAGCATAAATTTCGACCCATACAATAATGTTAGTATGTGTCGTTAAAAGATGACAGCAATGGTCTAATGGAGCACAACAATGCCCAACGCATATCAGGGTGAAATTGGAAATCTCCTTTcgatattttcttttcaagtaaacAATTTAatagaaaaaattattaatactCTCACTCGTTAGGGCATGAAATTTGTTCACTTGCATTCATGTGAACATGATTGGTGCAAAAGCTGAAAAAGGGTGCCCGGGAAAACGACAGAAACCAAAGAGAACATGACTTGATGCAAGAGATGCACGTACATGAAACTCTACGCGACCACCGTTGGTTCGTTTTCGATATTCTCGTCTTCGACTACAAGTACTAGTGATATTATCTAGAAGACTTCATTTCCTCCAAAATCAAATTTTAGGATCCACATATAAAAAATCATTGCACGCCACAAAAATTTGTAATTTTATTGAAGGGTTTGATGAATATCTTTACTCTAGATATTTTTAACGTTTCCTTTTGCAATGCTATAAATCCATTTTTTTTAGCCAGAAAGAGGAGGAAATTAGTTACGTTGATATTAGATAAAAATCAACATGGCAAGCATTGGAACTTCAAAATTAGGTGTTATGCCGGAGGTAATGGGATTTTCACACCAAGAACTGTCACTTGTCATGTTTAAGAAATTCAAGCTGGCTAGAAAACAACTTCTCCACCAAAATCTCACATTTACTAATCGCCGGAAAAATGGAATTACTCGAGCCATAGCACCAGAAGCAACCAAGGTAAATAAATTCCCTCTGTTCTTTCCTCCTTCAATAAAGGAAGGCGAGCAGCTTCAATTTTGAGTCTCTTTGTCTACGTGTTTAGTGGACCGTGAATTAGAGGTGATAGTGCACTTTGGATGTTTTTTTGGCACTAGTAGTCTGTCCAGTGGCGACATCAAGATTTTCGCTAAAGTATTCAAGATTTAATATATATGTGTAAAAAAGTAATTTTTGAGCTATATACGCAACATAATTTTCTATATACACAGACACGGTATTACTTTTTCGATGAAGAGTGTTCCACTGACCACCCTTCAGTCTAGTGGCTTTGCCATGGAGTCTGTCTACCCCTATGATATGTGTCTCTGGTAGTTTTGTAAGAAAATGATACTCTTGCATGGAAGATACAGTAGCAGTATTTTGGGAGTAACATTTATCGGTAGTAATGGAGAATGAATGGTGGCTCAGCAGGTTAAAGTGAAAGTCAGTCCAATTATAAATTTCTGTTTCTGTCATTGTCATGGAGTCTGTAGTTATACTTTTCTTATCTAATCTTTACCAGAAGAAAATCCTGAATGATAGCAATTCCTTGATATCCATAATGAGCAATTAGATATTTTGATTTTCGACTAGGCTATATCTTCTGCTAGTCTAAGATTGTGCAACTTCTGAAAGATATCTAATGAAGTAGAGAGAAAAAAAGTGGATACAACAACAATTATGTCTCAGTCCAAACAATAAGCTTGGATCGGCTAGATGAATTTTGATTGACCATGCTCCCCATTAAGTTCATTAGGCAGGAATACTCATCGCTATATACTACGACTAGGTTAAGAGAAACAAAATATCCatgaagttggaaaatggaatGGAGATAGAATACCAAGCTGCAGCCTCTATATTGTCTTTTCCTAAGAATTTAACTGAAAAACTTCTCTTGGTTTCTTTTATGATGCAGGCAACTGGTCCAACATCTAGCAGTGTCCCTTCAGCCAATTATGTGCCTGTTTATGTAATGCTTCCAGTAAGTCATAGACCTTGTCATTGGGCTTGAAACTACATTGATGGCAAATGCTAGTTTTAACATCTTCTATTTTCTTTTTTACGGCTGGTGATGAACAGTTAGATGTTATTTCACTAGACAATGTTTTTCGGAACCAAGATAAGTGTGAGAAGCAGTTCAAGGAGCTGAGAGCAGCCGGAGTTGATGGGATCATGGTGGATGTCTGGTGGGGGATCGTTGAGGCAAATGGCCCCAGGCAATATGATTGGTCTGCCTACAGGAGCTTGTTCCAACTTGTTCAAAAGACTGGCCTCAAAATTCAAGCTATTATGTCATTCCATCAATGTGGTGGAAATATCGGAGATGATGTTTTCATTCCTATACCCAAATGGGTGCTCGCAATTGGAGAAAACAACCCTGATGTTTTCTATACTAATCGGGCTGGTACCAGGAACAAGGAATGCCTCTCACTTGCTGTTGATAACCAACCTCTGTTTGAAAGTCGGACTGCTGTCCAGGTACTTCTCAGGAGGATCAATCCAACTCTTTGCCTCAGATCCTAACAGACGTGTATAGTTTTGAGTTTAGACTCTTCTTAAAATTCCTGATGCATTTAGATGTACAGTGACTACATGAGGAGCTTCAGAGAGAATATGTCTGATTTCTTGGAAGCTGGAAGCATAGTAGACATAGAGGTAGGACTTGGCCCTGCTGGTGAGCTAAGATATCCGTCATATACTCAGTCTCAGGGATGGAAGTTCCCTGGCATTGGAGAATTTCAGGTCAGACTTGGTTCAAGCTGATTCCACTTTTGTAACTCAAGACTCTAAATTCTTTATTCATTTTGATAATCAAATGCTGCAGTGCTACGACAAGTATATGAGAACAGATTTCAAGGAGGCAGCGACAAATGCAGGCTACCCGCAGTGGGATCTTCCCGATGATGCAGGAACATATAATGATATACCTGTCAAAACAGGATTCTTTGGACCAAACGGAACGTACCTTACAGAGAAAGGGAAGTTCTTCTTGACTTGGTACTCTAGCAAGCTACTGCTTCATGGAGATCAGATCCTTGATGAAGCAAACAAAGCTTTCCTGGGATGCAAAGTGAAGCTATCAGCTAAAGCAAGTCTTAGTCCATCAAGAAATTCTTTAATCTTGATGTAACTGATCCATTTTGACCGCGCAAGCTAAGAGAATTTTCCCTTCTGTCGATTTTGCTCATGCAGGTAGCTGGAATTCACTGGTGGTACAAAGATGCCAGCCATGCTGCAGAGCTAACATCAGGATATTATAATTTGGACAATCGGGATGGATATCGACCAATAGCGAGGATGATGTCAAGGCACCATGG of Nicotiana tomentosiformis chromosome 7, ASM39032v3, whole genome shotgun sequence contains these proteins:
- the LOC104093557 gene encoding beta-amylase isoform X2 yields the protein MLPLDVISLDNVFRNQDKCEKQFKELRAAGVDGIMVDVWWGIVEANGPRQYDWSAYRSLFQLVQKTGLKIQAIMSFHQCGGNIGDDVFIPIPKWVLAIGENNPDVFYTNRAGTRNKECLSLAVDNQPLFESRTAVQMYSDYMRSFRENMSDFLEAGSIVDIEVGLGPAGELRYPSYTQSQGWKFPGIGEFQCYDKYMRTDFKEAATNAGYPQWDLPDDAGTYNDIPVKTGFFGPNGTYLTEKGKFFLTWYSSKLLLHGDQILDEANKAFLGCKVKLSAKATGIHWWYKDASHAAELTSGYYNLDNRDGYRPIARMMSRHHGTLNFTCLEMRNSEQPAYAKSGPQELVQQVLSVGWKENIDVAGENALSRYDGYAYNQILLNARPNGINKSGPPKLKMAGLTYLRLSDKLLQKRNFNTFKTFVKKMHADLDYCPEYEKPAPLSRSKREISMDELVTATQRTKPFPWDEQTDARIGGILAEYWDRLLNKFFLSN
- the LOC104093557 gene encoding beta-amylase isoform X1, translated to MASIGTSKLGVMPEVMGFSHQELSLVMFKKFKLARKQLLHQNLTFTNRRKNGITRAIAPEATKATGPTSSSVPSANYVPVYVMLPLDVISLDNVFRNQDKCEKQFKELRAAGVDGIMVDVWWGIVEANGPRQYDWSAYRSLFQLVQKTGLKIQAIMSFHQCGGNIGDDVFIPIPKWVLAIGENNPDVFYTNRAGTRNKECLSLAVDNQPLFESRTAVQMYSDYMRSFRENMSDFLEAGSIVDIEVGLGPAGELRYPSYTQSQGWKFPGIGEFQCYDKYMRTDFKEAATNAGYPQWDLPDDAGTYNDIPVKTGFFGPNGTYLTEKGKFFLTWYSSKLLLHGDQILDEANKAFLGCKVKLSAKATGIHWWYKDASHAAELTSGYYNLDNRDGYRPIARMMSRHHGTLNFTCLEMRNSEQPAYAKSGPQELVQQVLSVGWKENIDVAGENALSRYDGYAYNQILLNARPNGINKSGPPKLKMAGLTYLRLSDKLLQKRNFNTFKTFVKKMHADLDYCPEYEKPAPLSRSKREISMDELVTATQRTKPFPWDEQTDARIGGILAEYWDRLLNKFFLSN